The following is a genomic window from Paenibacillus thiaminolyticus.
CCGGGACGGGGTGGAGCTATCCGGAGGACAAGCGCAGCGAATCGCGTTTTGCCGGGCCATGTATAAGCAGAGCCCTGTCATCATTTTGGATGAACCAAGCGCCAGCTTGTCTCCCATCGCGGAAAATGAGATGTATCTTCGCTTTTCACAATTGATTAAAAACAAGACCACCATTTTTATATCCCATCGTTTGAGCAGTTCATCGATCAGCGACAAGATTTGCGTGTTGGATGACGGGGAAATCGCAGAATACGGAACCCACAATGAACTGATTCTCCGCAACGGTCTCTATAAAGAGATGTATGAAATACAGTCGCAGTATTATAAGGAATCAGTGTAGAGAATGGAAGGTTGCCTGGAGGGAAACGGATTGGGGACATTACTGGATAGAGCCAAAGAACTAACCATGTATTTCCATAATATTTTTCGTCTCTACAGCAAGATATGGAAATTGGATAAAATGTACATTGTGAATACGGTGTTCATCATTGCTGTCAAAGCGGTACACCCTTTTAACAGCATCATTTTCTTAAAACTCATCGTGGATGAGTTGACGGCAAGCGCAAGATGGACGCATGCGCTTCTCTATATCCTGCTGATGTGTCTTATCGAATTGACGCTGCGCGCCATAGATGGCGTGTTTTGGACATACGAGCAGAAGAAAATACTCCATTTTAAAACCATGTTCCTGCAAGAAATCAATCGAAAAACGATGTCATTATCCTACCACCAAATCGAAGATCCCCAAATCATGGACGACAGACAAAAGGCGATGGAAATTTTTTATCCGGGGCAAGCCCATTTCATGGATTTAAAAAACACGATTATCGATTCCAAACAGCTCATCTCCAACACCTTTCAGTTTGTTGGCGTCATCGGTATCCTGGTCACGCTGGAACCCTCTATTTTCGCCATCCTGCTGCTGACCTATGTGGTAAGCGTCATCTTAAATACGATTGCGGCAGATAAGGAATTCAATGTATGGAGCCATTCTCTCGTCAATATCGGACGCCGCATCGGTTATTTTCAAGAGCTATCCACTGATTTTGCGTACGCCAAGGAAATGAGAATCAACCAGCTGGGGCAATGGATTGTCGATAAGATGAATTACTATTTCCATCATATGAAAAAGGATGTAACGAAAGCAGTCAATTCATTTACAATCATGGGCATCGTTTCTAATACATTGCAGGTTATCGTGAATGGATCGGTCTATTTGTTTATCGGCTGGCTCGCCTTTACAGAAGTTATCTCATTAGCGGAGGTTGTCGTTTACATAAGCAGTCTAGGCGTCTTTGCATCCGCTTTATCCGGCATCTCATCCTGCATCATTTCCCTCCAAAAAGCCGGCATGCATCTGTCCGCCTATTTTCATTATGTGCACACCGTGTCTTCTCATGAACCGGATCCCGCGGACACGGAGGCTGCAGGGATCGAATTGGATGCGGAACAGCTCGAAATCGAATTGATTAATGTATGGTTTAAATATCCGCAGCAAGAGCACTATACGATTAAAAATTTGAATCTTACGATATTGCCGCATGAAAAATTAGCCATTGTTGGTGAAAATGGCGCGGGCAAAACAACGCTGATCAAGCTGCTGTTGCGGTTGTATCAACCGTCAAAAGGACAAATCTTGATGAATGGGATCGATATCAACCGAATTCGCTTCGACTCTTATATGAAATTGGTCACGGCCGTGTTTCAAGACTTCAATATTTTACAATTTTCATTGCGCGAAAATATCGTGTTTGATTGCGAGGCTAAGGAAGCAGACGTTTCCGAGAGTATAAGTAGTCTGGGTCTTGGCAACACGATCGATCAGCTGCCGCAGGGCATACATACCGAGCTCGGCCGTCTCTTTACCCAGGAAGGAATCGAGTTATCAGGCGGGCAGCAGCAAAAGCTCGCTATCGCCCGGGCATTGTATAAAAATTCTCCGTTCATTATTTTGGATGAACCGACGGCAATGCTCTCGCCAAAGGGCGAATATGACATTTATTCTAATTTTGCTGGCTTAACCAAGGATAAAACAACGGTTTATATTTCACATCGCATGTCCAGCTGCCGGTTCTGCCATCGTATTGCGGTCATGAGAGCGGGAGAACTGGTTGAATTGGGGAACCATGAGCAATTAATGCGGGAGCAGGGCGAATATTATACCTTGTATACGACGCAAGCCGAATTTTACCGGAGCTTGGAAAGCCAACCTTCATGAATAAGGGGTGGAAGCGCAATGACCAATAGAATGAAGACCGCATGTCTCTTTGGCGGACAGGGGTCCCAATATATCGGGATGGGACAGGAGTTTTATGAGGCAGATGAAGATTGCCGCCGCTTATTTACCATCGCCAGCGAAGTGATGGGCTACGATATGGCGGAATTATGTTTTTACGGAGAAGAAGAGACCTTTCAGCATGAAATCTATTCTCTGCCCAGCATGCTGACGATTGATTTATGCGCATTCACGCTGGCGGTCAAGAGAGGATTTTCTTTTCAGGCCGTGGCCGGCTTCTCGCTTGGCGAATATGCCGCCTTGGCGGCGGCGCAAGTCGTATCTGTACGCAATTCGTTCGGGTTGGTCAAGCGATTGGTCGAAGCCTCCCATTCCGTGCTGCGGGAGGGCTCTTATAGTATGGCGGCCGTGAATCTGCCGGCAGAGATGTGCGCTATGATGTGCTCCCATATTCACAGCGGCTATGTACAAGTGGCGAATTACAGTTCCAAAAAGCAGGTGACTATAGCCGGAAACAGGAAAGGGCTTGAGGCTTTCAGCCAGATTGCGAACGAATTCGGAGCCAAAGTGATGCCTATCCGCGTGAATCGGCCCTTTCATTGCAAGCTGATGGAGCCTGCCGCGGCCGTTTATAAGGAAGAAATACAAAGCGTCCCATTTGCTGATCCAATCATCCCCGTCTATATGAATGTGACCGGCGAAATGGAGACCAAGGCGGATCAAATTAAAGTAAATATCGTACAACAGCTGTATTCCCCCGTCTTATGGGTGCACACCTTGGAGAATATGCATCTCGCCGGCGTGGAGCGATATGTGGAATGCGGGCTGCGAAGCGTGCTGTGCAGGATGGTTAGAGATACGCTGGGAATTACGAGAGAGCAGACGGTGTTTTTAAGAACACCCGAAGCCCCCGCCTCCAAGCAAAGCGTAGGTGGAGGTAGTTCACGAACAGGCTAATCTTGGTAAAATGGAAGTGAGGTGGATGTCTTGTTATTCGGTAAAACAGAACATATGCGAAATGGCCTGATAAATAAAACCATATATAGCTTATTCGAGGAAATGGCCCGCAGAGTTCCTCACTATACGGCCATTACCTGCAAGGATGAAACGATGTCATACGCTGAATTATCGAATAAAGTGAATTCGCTTGCCGCCGGTTTACGAATAGAAAAGGTGAGAAAGCAAGACATCGTGGCCCTCACGATGGGAAGATCGATTGACGTGATTGCCGGCATGCTGGCCATTCTCAAGGTTGGGGCCGCATATCTTCCCATTGATCCGGAATACCCGGAACGACGGAAGAATGATATGCTGACCGATAGCCGTGCCTCCTTCTTATTAACCCATTCAGGGCTGGAGGCGGCAGGGGAACATGTCAAAGTGCTATACATTGATGAGCTATACACGGCTAACCCTGAGTACAACGAAAATGAATGCGTAGAACCGGCAGCGGATGATTTGGCTTATATCATCTATACATCAGGTTCGACAGGCCAGGCAAAGGGCGTCATGATCGAGCACAAGTCGGTTGTCAATTTTTTTAATGGGATGGCCGAAGTGATTGATTTCTCGGAAGGCAAGAAGATCCTCGCCTTAACGACAATCTCATTTGATATTTTTGTGCTGGAAGCGCTGCTTCCTTTGACCAGAGGGTTGACCGTCGTGATGGCTGATGAGGAGATGCAAAAAAATCCGAGATTGCTGGCTGATTTTATCCGGCATCACGACATTGATATGCTGCAAGCCACCCCATCTATGATGCGGCTGTTAGCAAGCTGTGATAATGAGCCGTTCGAATGTCTGCGAGGCTTGAAGGAAATCATGATCGGCGGGGAAGCCTTCCCCCAATCGTTATTGGACCCTATGCGAAGGAAGACGAGCGCTAAAATTTATAATCTGTATGGCCCGACAGAGACCACAATATGGTCTACGGTGAGCGATGCCACCGCGAAAAACGATATAGATATCGGCAAGCCTATCCTGAATACGCAAGTGTATATTATGGATGAGAGCAACTATCCTGTCCCCGCCGGGGAAGAAGGGGAGCTGTGCATCGGAGGAAGCGGCCTGGCGAGAGGATATGCACATCGGCCGGAGCTTACGGCGGAGCGGTTTGTCCCGAATCCATTCGTTCCCGGCGAACGAATGTACAAGACCGGGGATCGGGTGAAGCTGCTGCCGGATGGCAATCTGCAATACCTCGGAAGAATCGATAATCAAGTGAAAATAAGAGGGCACCGGATCGAAGTAGAAGAAGTGGAAGGCGCCTTGATGGAACATCCGTACATACAACAGGCCGCTGTGGCTTCATGGGAGGATCAAGAAAATAATAAATATTTATGTGCCTATGTCATCGCCGAGCATGAACTGCATCCGGGAGCGTTACGGGAGTTCCTGAGTCACAGCCTGCCTGATTATATGATCCCTTCCTACTTCATTCGGTTGGACCACATGCCATACACGCTTAACGGGAAAATAGACAGAAAGGCGCTGCCTTTTCCTGAAAAAATACAGCTTGCAAACGAGGGGCATGTACCGGATCGAGCAGGGGAGGATGCGGATATCCTCTCCAAGATCAAGGCAATCATCAGAGCGAATGCAGAGATTGGGCTTCCCCTCGAAGAGATCGGTCCGCACTCTCATTTATCCGACCTGGGCATTCACTCCATCACTTTTATTAAAATGATTGTTGCTATAGAGACAGTATTTGATTTTGAGTTCCCAAGCGAGGATATCGACGCGGCCCAATATGTTACCGTACAGGATGTGGTTGCCTATGTAGAAAGCAAAGCAAGCAAAGCTACCATTCATAACTGATCCGCAAGCCGGCGCCAATTCGCCGGCTTGTTTTTTTGCGCTTGAGCTTCGCGGGAACGGGAGCAGGCGGGACAAGACAAAATAACCCCTCGCGCCGAACAAACGAACGAAGTGCGCCGCGCGGCCGGACATCTCGCCCCCCAAGTCCGCACAGCCCGGCGCCGTCCTGCGCGACCGTACCCGCTACAATAGAAGATAAGAGGGAAGAGGCAGAGCTTCTCTACTTGTGAAAGCGTTTGCTTGCGGTGGGATAGCTGGACAGAAGGGGGATATAGGAATGAAGCTTGCATTTGATATACGCACGGTGCCGTTTAGCCGCTATGGCACTTTTTTGGCGGTCTCATGGCTGCCGGCGCGTCCGGGACAGGAGGAGGGCGTCTATATTCGCACCGTCCGCGGCGGGGATACGACCGTGGGAGCGGCATTCCGCATCGAGCTGGTGCGGGACGGGGAGAGTCTGGCCTTCACATCCCGCGGGAGGCCGGGATTGCTGGAGCTGGAGAGCGGAGACGGAGGCCGGGCGGAGCTGTGCATCGATGCGTCCGATCGGATTCGCCTGCGCGCGCGGCATGTCGGCCTGCGGCTGACCTTGGCGGGAGGAGATTACGATTATGCGCTGGCGCGGCCGGAGGGACGCTGGGAGGTCAATGATTTCCGCAACGAGGTGCGCTTCATGCTGACGCCCTTGCAGGGGACGCTGTCGATGGACGCGCCCTGGCGCAGAACCCGCTGCGAGTATATCGCCGCTGCTATGGAGCCGGACGGCCCGGATGCCGCCGAGCTGCTCATCCAGGAGTACCGGACGGTATGGGAGAAGCCGGCCGCGCTTCCGCCGTTCGCCGACAGCGTGGCGCACGTGGAGGCGGAGTTCGCCGCTTGGCTCGGCAAGACGCTGGCGGTGCCGGCCGCCTATGAGGAGGGCCGTCTGCTAGCCGCCTATATTACCTGGTCCTGCGTCGTTCCGGCGGACGGGTATTTGCCGCGGCCGGCGATGTATATGTCCAAGAACTGGATGACCAACATCTGGAGCTGGGATCATTGCTTCAACGCGATGGCGCTCATTCGCGAGCAGCCGGCCTTGGCGTGGGATCAGTTCATGATCTTCTTCGATCGCCAGGACAAGAGCGGAGTGCTGCCGGACTTCTTGAACGACAAATATGCCCTCTGGAACTGCTGCAAGCCGCCAATTCACGGCTGGACGCTGTCCTGGATGATGGAGCGCAGCGAGTGGATCGGCCCTGAGCAGCTCCAGGAGGTGTACGGGCCGCTCTCCCGGTGGACCGAGTGGTGGTTCCAGTATGGCGACGATGACGGAGACGGCATGCCGCAATACAGCCACGGCAATGACAGCGGCTGGGACAACAGCACGATTTTCCACGAGGCGGGCGCCGTGGAGAGCCCCGATCTGGGGGCTTATCTCGTGCTGCAATGCGATGCGCTGGCCGAGATCGCCCGCCGGCTGGCGCATCCGGAAGAGGCGGCGGCCTGGAGGGGCCGGGCGGATCGGACGCTGGAGCGGATGCTGGCGCATTGCTGGCGGGACGGACGCATGACGGCCGTGCGCACCGGCACGCATGAGCCGGTCGGCGAGGACAGCCTGATCGCGTGCCTGCCGATCGTGCTCGGGCGCCGGCTGCCGCAGGAGATCCGCTTGGCGCTCGTGCAGGCGCTGGCGGATGAGCGGCGCTTCTTCACGCCGCACGGCTTCGCGACGGAGAGCATCGGAAGCCCGGCCTATGAGCCGGACGGCTATTGGCGCGGCCCGATCTGGGCCCCGGTCATGATGCTGCTCCTCGACGGCCTTGCCCGATGCGGCGAGGAAGAGCTGGCCGCCGAGGCGGCGCGCCGCTTCTGCGATATGTCCGCCCGCAGCGG
Proteins encoded in this region:
- a CDS encoding amylo-alpha-1,6-glucosidase; translated protein: MKLAFDIRTVPFSRYGTFLAVSWLPARPGQEEGVYIRTVRGGDTTVGAAFRIELVRDGESLAFTSRGRPGLLELESGDGGRAELCIDASDRIRLRARHVGLRLTLAGGDYDYALARPEGRWEVNDFRNEVRFMLTPLQGTLSMDAPWRRTRCEYIAAAMEPDGPDAAELLIQEYRTVWEKPAALPPFADSVAHVEAEFAAWLGKTLAVPAAYEEGRLLAAYITWSCVVPADGYLPRPAMYMSKNWMTNIWSWDHCFNAMALIREQPALAWDQFMIFFDRQDKSGVLPDFLNDKYALWNCCKPPIHGWTLSWMMERSEWIGPEQLQEVYGPLSRWTEWWFQYGDDDGDGMPQYSHGNDSGWDNSTIFHEAGAVESPDLGAYLVLQCDALAEIARRLAHPEEAAAWRGRADRTLERMLAHCWRDGRMTAVRTGTHEPVGEDSLIACLPIVLGRRLPQEIRLALVQALADERRFFTPHGFATESIGSPAYEPDGYWRGPIWAPVMMLLLDGLARCGEEELAAEAARRFCDMSARSGMAENFDALTGEGLRDRAFTWTSSVFLMLAHEYALPRSE
- a CDS encoding ABC transporter ATP-binding protein, whose translation is MGTLLDRAKELTMYFHNIFRLYSKIWKLDKMYIVNTVFIIAVKAVHPFNSIIFLKLIVDELTASARWTHALLYILLMCLIELTLRAIDGVFWTYEQKKILHFKTMFLQEINRKTMSLSYHQIEDPQIMDDRQKAMEIFYPGQAHFMDLKNTIIDSKQLISNTFQFVGVIGILVTLEPSIFAILLLTYVVSVILNTIAADKEFNVWSHSLVNIGRRIGYFQELSTDFAYAKEMRINQLGQWIVDKMNYYFHHMKKDVTKAVNSFTIMGIVSNTLQVIVNGSVYLFIGWLAFTEVISLAEVVVYISSLGVFASALSGISSCIISLQKAGMHLSAYFHYVHTVSSHEPDPADTEAAGIELDAEQLEIELINVWFKYPQQEHYTIKNLNLTILPHEKLAIVGENGAGKTTLIKLLLRLYQPSKGQILMNGIDINRIRFDSYMKLVTAVFQDFNILQFSLRENIVFDCEAKEADVSESISSLGLGNTIDQLPQGIHTELGRLFTQEGIELSGGQQQKLAIARALYKNSPFIILDEPTAMLSPKGEYDIYSNFAGLTKDKTTVYISHRMSSCRFCHRIAVMRAGELVELGNHEQLMREQGEYYTLYTTQAEFYRSLESQPS
- a CDS encoding ACP S-malonyltransferase, with translation MTNRMKTACLFGGQGSQYIGMGQEFYEADEDCRRLFTIASEVMGYDMAELCFYGEEETFQHEIYSLPSMLTIDLCAFTLAVKRGFSFQAVAGFSLGEYAALAAAQVVSVRNSFGLVKRLVEASHSVLREGSYSMAAVNLPAEMCAMMCSHIHSGYVQVANYSSKKQVTIAGNRKGLEAFSQIANEFGAKVMPIRVNRPFHCKLMEPAAAVYKEEIQSVPFADPIIPVYMNVTGEMETKADQIKVNIVQQLYSPVLWVHTLENMHLAGVERYVECGLRSVLCRMVRDTLGITREQTVFLRTPEAPASKQSVGGGSSRTG
- a CDS encoding non-ribosomal peptide synthetase, whose translation is MARRVPHYTAITCKDETMSYAELSNKVNSLAAGLRIEKVRKQDIVALTMGRSIDVIAGMLAILKVGAAYLPIDPEYPERRKNDMLTDSRASFLLTHSGLEAAGEHVKVLYIDELYTANPEYNENECVEPAADDLAYIIYTSGSTGQAKGVMIEHKSVVNFFNGMAEVIDFSEGKKILALTTISFDIFVLEALLPLTRGLTVVMADEEMQKNPRLLADFIRHHDIDMLQATPSMMRLLASCDNEPFECLRGLKEIMIGGEAFPQSLLDPMRRKTSAKIYNLYGPTETTIWSTVSDATAKNDIDIGKPILNTQVYIMDESNYPVPAGEEGELCIGGSGLARGYAHRPELTAERFVPNPFVPGERMYKTGDRVKLLPDGNLQYLGRIDNQVKIRGHRIEVEEVEGALMEHPYIQQAAVASWEDQENNKYLCAYVIAEHELHPGALREFLSHSLPDYMIPSYFIRLDHMPYTLNGKIDRKALPFPEKIQLANEGHVPDRAGEDADILSKIKAIIRANAEIGLPLEEIGPHSHLSDLGIHSITFIKMIVAIETVFDFEFPSEDIDAAQYVTVQDVVAYVESKASKATIHN